The Cucurbita pepo subsp. pepo cultivar mu-cu-16 chromosome LG15, ASM280686v2, whole genome shotgun sequence genome contains the following window.
TGTTGAAACTGTTTAGGACATGAGTTCATATAATATCGAGATAGTTGATAGCTACAGGATCGTTTACGCATGATTGTCTAACTTTTTCAATATTAGACTCGTTTTTGTAGGTGATTGATCTAGATtaataaagataaattaaaGCAAACAATGTTATATTTCTTCTCTAGATGGGGAAGAATCCACACAAATCGAATTTTTTGAGCAACATATCGAGAGAGAATTGGATTTGGTTAGACAATGTGTGGTTGGTAAACAATGAtcgatttttttagtacaGTACGAAATGTCttgtcaaatatttaatttgattctaCAGGATCTAGTTCCGTTCAAGTAACGGGTTCTAGCCAATTGAAAGGATCTTCTGATCAATCTCGATCTATCGAAGgaaaataaccaaaaatcttTTTGAAAAGGGGatgtttaaaaactttaaattttatgtttcacTCCTCGAGCGTACTAATGCAACCTATAATAAAgagaatttatttaataaccGAGGAGAATAAAAGCTTTTTTCATGAACATCACGGACCCAAATGCAATCTAACCCAAACTTTAGGGACCTAAAGTATAACTTTTCTATATTTGACATGccataaaaactatttaataaCATAAACTAATGCTCATAGCCTCAAAGGAGGAAGACAAAAGAAGCAATAAAAAGAGACCCAATGCTTAAAATGTGGCTaaatgagagattgataaaaagGGATACACGACCCTTCAAAGCTTCTCTTATTGACTCCAACGTAACTTTAGTGCACGCCCTCTTACTATTAACGTGACATTCTTCAGTATGGCCATTGACCTTCGTAATTGCCAGGCGGGTCATAGTTGCAGGTGATGAAAGTACCACCACTGTTGCATCTCACTGTTGCACATCCAATTCGAACAGATTTACTCCACACTACTTGAGTGTAGTGGCGACACTCGTTGCCAAGGCACGAGTTGGAGttataatcataaaattgTTTCTCGTTTACCCACATTTGAACTGCGTCAGTGCATGATAAGTCGGCCGAGCTTCCTGCAAGATTTTCCCCATAAGGCCCATTAGAGTGGACCATCTGGCAATCTTTGGCACGTTGGTTGGCATATTGTCGAGCATAGTTTGCCACAGTTTCATCCCATTGGATGGGTCCAACACCGACTTGTGCACGAGCGGCGTTGTGGGCATCGACAAAGTCTTGAGACATGTCTTGAGCCATAGAGGGGAACATGATAGAAGTACTCAAGACACAAAGGAGAGAAATGGAGAGGTTGGTGAGAGCCATTTTGGGTTATGAGTAGGAAAATGATGAGATATTTGTGTGGGAAAATGGGATGAGAATTGTTGCTATttataagaatgaaaatgtggaAATTTATGGAGAAATTGTGAGAAAAAATGGGTTGATTGATTATCCAAAACCAGCCCAAGAGAAATTTCCTTAGCTGGATGACTAAGATCAAGACTTTGCACATGACATTGACTtggatat
Protein-coding sequences here:
- the LOC111811949 gene encoding pathogenesis-related protein 1-like, whose translation is MALTNLSISLLCVLSTSIMFPSMAQDMSQDFVDAHNAARAQVGVGPIQWDETVANYARQYANQRAKDCQMVHSNGPYGENLAGSSADLSCTDAVQMWVNEKQFYDYNSNSCLGNECRHYTQVVWSKSVRIGCATVRCNSGGTFITCNYDPPGNYEGQWPY